The proteins below come from a single Necator americanus strain Aroian chromosome V, whole genome shotgun sequence genomic window:
- a CDS encoding hypothetical protein (NECATOR_CHRV.G20039.T1), whose amino-acid sequence MRYRPVISIENYTIYCGDADENKVGGCAIAVRNDYKNLVEDFGSTSARCAFLRLRDRRGRKLCIVSVHAPTETAEDKSKDAFYDELNALMSKIPSQQVVTV is encoded by the coding sequence atgagataTCGGcctgtcatcagcatcgaaaattacactatATACtgtggcgatgctgatgagaacaaagtaggtggctgcgcgatagctgtgaggaacgattacaagaacctggtggaggactttggctcaacgtcggctaggtgcgcctttctacgactgcgggatcgcagaggacgtaaactctgcaTCGTAAGCGTTcatgcacctacggaaaccgctgaggacaaaagtaaggacgccttctatgatgaactcaatgcgttgatgtctaaaataccaagccagcaggtggtcactGTCTGA
- a CDS encoding hypothetical protein (NECATOR_CHRV.G20040.T1) codes for MGLEQQSDVLGKWYYPAERTTVNGDRLVDLCEQTVLIIASTFKRNHRRHQLTWQWSTLLTPEEQRKRKMRTLKLQFDYVPEHSSVGYPEI; via the coding sequence atgggacttgaacagcaatccgatgtgctaggaaaatggtattatccagcggagcgcacaacggtcaacggtgaccgtctggtcgacttgtgcgaacagacggtcctcatcatcgcttccacgtttaagaggaatcatcgacgccatcagctcacgtggcagtggtcaacccttttaacgcctgaagagcagcgcaagcggaagatgaggactcttaagcttcagttCGACTACGTTccggaacattcctcagtcggatatccggaaatctag
- a CDS encoding hypothetical protein (NECATOR_CHRV.G20041.T1): MNVEQNFANVFLLMLEYGPGRSDADSFTKCIQNAARETLPVLLPRKKFAVAAAETKSTYNSVCVARRAGYFNQEERLGRKLRARQLQQDRDNEWTSRAMEFEKAWEDRNPRKTYALLKQYRGKMKRCSPVLNTANGVAVGEATLPIWKEHFKTLLHRLAPSAPELEQVHRPTYAVIEEPPTESEVLACIQKMKKGKSGGGECGYRGATDRVRGSSLYSKNEKRKIWWRRMRLSRSHRPSQRF; the protein is encoded by the coding sequence ATGAATGTAGAACAAAATTTCGCCAACGTGTTTCTtctcatgttggagtacggaccaggaagaagcgatgcggattccttcacaaagtgcatccagaacgctgcaagggaaacgctcccggttcttttgccgcggaagaagtttgccgtTGCagctgcggaaacaaaatccacatacaattctgtatgtgtcgcgcgcagagCTGGTTACTTCAACCAGGAAGAACGTCTTGGAAGGAAGCTGCGTgctcgtcaactgcaacaagaccgcgataacgagtggacgtcaagagcgatggagtttgagaaggcgtgggaggacaggaacccgcggaaaacctatgctctactaaaacagtataggggcaaaatgaaaagatgttcccctgtcctcaacactgccaatggggtagctgtcggtgaagcaacccttccaatttggaaggaacacttcaagaccttgctgcaccggctagcaccgtcagctcctgaactcgagcaggttcatagaccgacatatgcggttatcgaggagccaccgacggAGTCAGAGGTTCTAgcctgtattcaaaaaatgaaaaaaggaaaatctggtggaggcGAATGCGGTTatcgaggagccaccgaccgagtcagaggttctagtctgtattcaaaaaatgaaaaaaggaaaatctggtggaggcGAATGCGGTTatcgaggagccaccgaccgagtcagAGGTTCTAg
- a CDS encoding hypothetical protein (NECATOR_CHRV.G20042.T1), producing MTKTIRSICIDKRIPDSWRHAIIIPFHKKLSVTDPRNHRRISLLRVTYRVLERIILDRLIKYREETTRDEQAGFPPGRSTIDKVFIVRVPLTDFEYADVVIFAENCTKIQHVVNLVSKLTAAYGIRLRPDKCKQMWISSRPRTGIRVEKQPIVLVDEFCYLGCTLKNNGNYERDIQQRYAKATSAFNSLTECLWSTPITNEVKLRVYLSAIRPIMMYGSETWAAPSTVMEKLDCTERRLLRWLLGYFWPRVCHNEDLYAEIDVV from the coding sequence atgaccaagaccatccgttcaatatgcaTAGAcaaaaggatacctgattcgtggagacacgctatcataattcccttccacaagaagttatccgtcacggaccccagaAATCATCgaagaatctctttgctgcgtgttacgTACagggtattggagcgcattatcctggaccgactcattaaatatcgcgaagaaactacgcgcgacgagcaagctggctttcctcctggccgatctacgattgacaaggtgttcatcgtcagggtTCCCTTGACTGATTTCGAGTATgccgatgttgttatattcgcggaaaacTGTACGAAaattcaacatgttgtcaaccttgtatcgaagttgACCGCAGCCTATGGaatacgtctacgccctgataaatgcaaacagatgtggatctcttcgagacctcgaacgggaatcagggtggaaaAACAACCAATAgtactcgtcgatgagttctgttatctgggctgtacgctgaagaacaacggcaactacgagagagatattcagcaaagatacgCTAaagccacttctgcatttaactccttaacggaatgcctgtggtcgacccccatcaccaacgaagtcaagctgcgagtctacctatccgcaattcgccctatcatgatgtacggatcggagacttgggcagcaccatcaacggttatggagaagcttgattgcacggaacgaaggCTGCTTAGATGgttacttggctacttttggcctagggtatgtcacaatgaagatctttacgcagaaattgatgtggtataa
- a CDS encoding hypothetical protein (NECATOR_CHRV.G20043.T1): MYPFHPLSIRRDQSDLSSEPENSQSTSSRKSAHSKENLEPNGNVTDAEQQKLQPQRSGSLWRSGCVSRSLHPVFMTLQILALFPNPNSKRKHRWRRVTRLILMLNYSALALLFNSYLLNKNMWLITAYKERFGLMHASTVSCIITGIKPMINIFIIGLFAIRVRQHLRLIK, translated from the exons ATGTACCCTTTCCATCCATTGTCAATAAGAAGAGACCAATCGGATTTATCATCAGAACCAGAAAATTCGCAGAGCACCTCATCCAGAAAAAGCGCACACAGCAAGGAAAATCTAGAACCGAACGGTAATGTGACGGATGCGGAGCAGCAGAAATTACAACCACAACGCTCAGGATCACTATGGAG GAGTGGTTGCGTGTCGCGGTCATTGCATCCAGTGTTTATGACACTACAAATCCTTGCTTTGTTCCCGAATCCGAACTCCAAACGGAAACATCGCTGGAGGCGTGTTACG cgCTTGATCCTAATGCTCAACTATTCCGCTCTTGCACTTCTGTTCAATTCGTACCTTCTCAATAAAAATATGTGGCTTATAACGGCTTACAAG gAACGATTCGGTTTAATGCACGCTTCTACAGTATCATGTATAATCACTGGTATTAAACCAATGATTAACATCTTCATTATTGGTCTCTTTGCCATTCGGGTACGACAGCATTTACGCCTCATTAAG TGA
- a CDS encoding hypothetical protein (NECATOR_CHRV.G20043.T2): MLILPGLKNFTTTGLLLLLLLLLLLLLLLLLLLLLLLLLLLLLLLLLLLLLLLLLLLLLLLLLLLFVDHLYKNAPMYPFHPLSIRRDQSDLSSEPENSQSTSSRKSAHSKENLEPNGNVTDAEQQKLQPQRSGSLWRSGCVSRSLHPVFMTLQILALFPNPNSKRKHRWRRVTERFGLMHASTVSCIITGIKPMINIFIIGLFAIRVRQHLRLIKV, from the exons ATGCTAATACTACCTGGTTTGAAAAACTTCACAACAACAggactattattattattattattattattattattattattattattattattattattattattattattattattattattattactattattattattattattattattattattattattattattattattattattattactattattattcgtTGACCACCTTtacaaaaat GCGCCGATGTACCCTTTCCATCCATTGTCAATAAGAAGAGACCAATCGGATTTATCATCAGAACCAGAAAATTCGCAGAGCACCTCATCCAGAAAAAGCGCACACAGCAAGGAAAATCTAGAACCGAACGGTAATGTGACGGATGCGGAGCAGCAGAAATTACAACCACAACGCTCAGGATCACTATGGAG GAGTGGTTGCGTGTCGCGGTCATTGCATCCAGTGTTTATGACACTACAAATCCTTGCTTTGTTCCCGAATCCGAACTCCAAACGGAAACATCGCTGGAGGCGTGTTACG gAACGATTCGGTTTAATGCACGCTTCTACAGTATCATGTATAATCACTGGTATTAAACCAATGATTAACATCTTCATTATTGGTCTCTTTGCCATTCGGGTACGACAGCATTTACGCCTCATTAAGGTATGA